One Ensifer adhaerens genomic region harbors:
- the phnK gene encoding phosphonate C-P lyase system protein PhnK, giving the protein MSTLPLLKVNDVSKFYGSRIGCRNVSFELYAGEVLAIVGESGSGKTTLLSCLSTRLMPTSGIVEYHMRDGQYRDLARMGEAERRFLMRTDWGFVHQNPADGLRMTVSAGANVGERLMAVGDRHYGNIRATARDWLERVEIGIDRIDDQPRAFSGGMRQRLQIARNLVTSPRLVFMDEPTGGLDVSVQARLLDLVRGLVHDLGLAAIIVTHDLAVARLLSHRMMVMKDGAVIEQGLTDRVLDDPREPYTQLLVSSILQV; this is encoded by the coding sequence ATGAGTACGCTCCCGCTTTTGAAAGTGAACGACGTCTCGAAGTTCTACGGAAGCCGCATCGGCTGCCGCAACGTTTCCTTCGAGCTCTATGCGGGCGAAGTGCTCGCCATCGTCGGCGAATCCGGCTCGGGCAAGACGACACTTCTGTCGTGCCTCTCGACCCGTCTGATGCCGACCTCCGGTATCGTCGAGTACCACATGCGCGACGGTCAGTACCGTGACCTCGCCCGCATGGGCGAAGCCGAGCGCCGCTTCCTGATGCGTACCGACTGGGGCTTCGTGCACCAGAACCCGGCCGACGGCCTGCGCATGACCGTGTCTGCCGGCGCCAATGTCGGCGAGCGGTTGATGGCCGTCGGCGATCGCCACTACGGCAACATCCGCGCCACCGCCAGAGACTGGCTGGAGCGGGTGGAAATCGGCATCGACCGCATCGACGACCAGCCGCGCGCCTTTTCGGGCGGCATGCGTCAGCGCCTCCAGATCGCCCGCAACCTCGTCACTTCCCCGCGCCTCGTCTTCATGGACGAGCCGACCGGCGGCCTCGACGTCTCGGTTCAGGCGCGCCTGCTCGATCTCGTGCGCGGCCTCGTGCATGACCTCGGGCTTGCCGCCATCATCGTCACCCACGATCTCGCCGTCGCCCGCCTTCTTTCACACCGCATGATGGTGATGAAGGACGGAGCCGTCATCGAACAGGGGCTGACCGACCGCGTGCTCGACGATCCGCGCGAGCCCTATACCCAGCTCCTCGTCTCCTCGATCCTGCAGGTGTAA
- the phnL gene encoding phosphonate C-P lyase system protein PhnL, whose translation MATPLVVSEVAKSFTMHLRDGIRRPVVANVSFSVKAGECVVLGGPSGVGKSSILKMLYGNYGVDEGQILMDHDGKLVNLATAEPRTVLEVRRTTLGYVSQFLRVVPRVSSLDIVAEPLQARGMPLEEARTHAAELLNKLNLPRELWSLPPATFSGGEQQRVNIARGFITDHKILLLDEPTASLDAKNRAVVVELIAEKKAKGTALIGIFHDEEVRDAVADRILDVSAFSPRKAAA comes from the coding sequence ATGGCCACGCCCCTTGTTGTTTCCGAAGTCGCAAAAAGCTTCACCATGCATCTGCGTGACGGTATCCGCCGGCCGGTCGTCGCCAACGTCTCCTTCTCGGTGAAGGCTGGCGAATGCGTCGTTCTCGGCGGCCCCTCCGGCGTCGGCAAGAGCTCGATCCTGAAAATGCTCTACGGCAATTACGGCGTCGACGAAGGCCAGATCCTGATGGATCACGACGGCAAGCTGGTCAATCTGGCAACGGCCGAGCCGCGCACGGTGCTCGAAGTCCGGCGCACGACGCTCGGCTATGTCAGCCAGTTCCTGCGGGTGGTGCCGCGCGTCTCCTCCCTCGACATCGTCGCCGAGCCGCTGCAGGCCCGCGGCATGCCGCTCGAAGAGGCCCGCACCCATGCGGCCGAACTGTTGAACAAGCTGAACCTGCCGCGCGAACTCTGGAGCCTGCCACCGGCGACCTTCTCCGGCGGCGAACAGCAGCGCGTCAACATCGCCCGCGGTTTCATCACCGACCACAAGATCCTTCTGCTCGACGAGCCGACCGCGTCGCTCGACGCGAAGAACCGGGCGGTCGTTGTCGAACTGATTGCCGAGAAGAAGGCCAAGGGCACCGCGCTGATCGGCATTTTCCACGACGAGGAAGTGCGCGACGCCGTTGCCGATCGCATTCTCGACGTCTCGGCCTTCTCGCCGCGAAAGGCTGCCGCATGA
- a CDS encoding DapH/DapD/GlmU-related protein — protein MSQKLGLEPFIHPTASVNNSTLGRYTEVQERSRLDEVEFGDYSYIMQDGSIWCATIGKFVNIAAAVRINATNHPTWRATLHHFTYRAPNYWDDTQLDHDLFAWRRSNRVTIGHDVWIGHGATILPGVTVGNGAVIGAGAVVSKDVEPYTIVGGVPAKLIRARFNEGVGERMDALSWWDWDHQRLRRALDDFRELTAEEFLVRYA, from the coding sequence ATGAGCCAGAAGCTCGGGCTCGAGCCCTTTATCCACCCAACGGCGAGCGTCAACAATTCGACGCTCGGCCGCTACACCGAAGTGCAGGAGCGCTCAAGGCTCGACGAGGTCGAGTTCGGCGACTACTCCTACATCATGCAGGACGGCTCGATCTGGTGCGCAACGATCGGCAAGTTCGTCAACATCGCAGCCGCCGTGCGCATCAACGCCACCAACCACCCGACCTGGCGGGCGACGCTGCATCACTTCACCTATCGCGCGCCGAACTATTGGGACGATACCCAACTCGACCACGACCTTTTCGCCTGGCGGCGCTCGAACCGGGTGACGATCGGCCATGATGTGTGGATCGGCCACGGCGCCACCATCCTGCCGGGCGTCACTGTCGGCAACGGTGCTGTTATCGGCGCCGGCGCAGTCGTCTCGAAGGACGTCGAGCCCTACACCATCGTCGGCGGCGTGCCCGCCAAGCTCATCCGCGCCCGTTTCAACGAGGGCGTCGGCGAGCGGATGGACGCGCTCTCGTGGTGGGACTGGGACCACCAGCGCCTGCGCCGCGCGCTCGACGATTTCCGCGAGCTGACGGCCGAAGAGTTTTTGGTGCGTTATGCGTGA
- a CDS encoding DUF922 domain-containing Zn-dependent protease: MRPGIVRRQRELRGVGLNKSLCLGVVALCLASGPRFASAEWQPVEKEALYTITGQTGAELYASIGERGPKAGIGRAIAHTNFKLTWTRKYEEQGGACVLAVAKPKLIITYTLPKPARPLPSGTRENWDIFIDGVRKHELVHGDFIKEMVRAIEQATLGLTVPDDPKCRKIRTVMTKRLGALSQTQRQRSRDFDQVELTDGGNIHQLILKLVNGP, translated from the coding sequence ATGCGGCCAGGAATCGTGCGCCGACAGCGCGAACTTCGAGGGGTTGGATTGAACAAAAGCCTTTGCCTGGGCGTCGTTGCCCTTTGCCTTGCGTCTGGGCCGCGGTTCGCCTCTGCCGAATGGCAGCCGGTCGAAAAGGAAGCGCTCTACACAATCACCGGGCAGACGGGTGCCGAGCTCTACGCCTCGATCGGCGAACGAGGTCCGAAAGCCGGAATCGGCAGGGCGATCGCACACACCAACTTCAAGCTGACCTGGACGCGAAAATATGAAGAGCAAGGCGGTGCCTGCGTGCTGGCGGTGGCAAAGCCGAAACTGATCATCACCTACACCCTGCCGAAACCGGCAAGGCCGCTGCCTTCAGGCACGCGCGAAAACTGGGACATCTTCATCGACGGCGTGCGCAAGCACGAACTCGTGCACGGCGATTTCATCAAGGAGATGGTCCGCGCGATCGAGCAGGCGACGCTGGGCCTCACTGTTCCCGACGATCCGAAGTGCCGCAAGATCAGGACCGTCATGACCAAGCGCCTCGGCGCGCTCTCGCAGACGCAGCGCCAGCGCAGCCGCGACTTCGACCAGGTCGAGTTGACCGATGGCGGCAATATTCACCAGTTGATTCTGAAGTTGGTCAACGGGCCGTAA